The following proteins are co-located in the Deltaproteobacteria bacterium genome:
- a CDS encoding FG-GAP repeat protein, giving the protein MGKLQICITLTLLVFLVLGSNIIASADVKLLASDGAQDDWFSFSLSVHGDVALVGAYGDDDNGNVSGAAYVFRWNGSSWMQEQKLLPSDGAKGDKFGYSVSIWRDVALVSAHGNSENGRDAGAAYVFRWNGSSWVQEQKLLPSDPVEDVQFGRPVSICGDVALVGDPGDYRNGGTGSGAAYVFRWNGSKWVEEQKLISSDIAGGDAFGGGLAVNGDVALVVASGDDDNGDHSGSVYVFRWNGSSWVEEQKFFPVDGTVFTVAISGDVALLGAPGDDGKDMSSGAAYVFRWNGSSWVQEQKLVASDGKQNDSFGYSVSISGNWALVGARRDDDNGEDSGSAYVFRWNGSSWVQEQKLLPSDGAKLDFYGRSVAISGDKILVGAYLDDDKGNDSGSVYVYTLAEGAPLELSSVVITGPTELNENSGAQFNCAAFYNDGTSANVTNSATWSENCSRARISNNGFFSTSLVWANESCSIAAAYGGKSGTHSVTIIDTGTMSMPWMPLLLLDD; this is encoded by the coding sequence ATGGGAAAATTGCAGATCTGTATCACACTGACTTTGCTCGTCTTTCTTGTATTGGGGAGCAATATAATTGCCTCTGCCGATGTCAAACTCCTTGCTTCTGATGGCGCTCAGGACGACTGGTTCAGCTTCTCATTATCTGTGCACGGAGATGTGGCCCTGGTGGGGGCCTATGGTGACGACGACAACGGCAATGTTTCGGGGGCAGCCTATGTCTTCCGCTGGAACGGCAGCAGCTGGATGCAGGAGCAAAAACTACTTCCCTCTGATGGCGCCAAGGGTGACAAGTTTGGTTATTCGGTTTCCATCTGGAGAGATGTGGCCCTGGTATCGGCCCACGGCAACAGCGAGAATGGCAGGGATGCGGGGGCGGCCTACGTTTTCCGCTGGAACGGCAGCAGCTGGGTGCAGGAGCAGAAGCTCCTCCCTTCGGACCCCGTGGAAGATGTGCAATTCGGCCGCCCAGTATCAATTTGCGGAGACGTAGCGCTGGTGGGGGACCCTGGAGATTATCGCAATGGAGGAACCGGTTCAGGCGCGGCTTATGTCTTCCGCTGGAATGGCAGCAAGTGGGTGGAAGAACAGAAACTCATCTCCTCTGATATTGCAGGTGGTGACGCTTTCGGCGGAGGGCTTGCCGTCAACGGGGATGTTGCTCTAGTGGTGGCGTCAGGGGACGACGACAATGGAGACCACTCGGGTTCCGTCTACGTCTTCCGCTGGAACGGCAGCAGCTGGGTGGAAGAGCAGAAGTTCTTCCCTGTGGACGGCACTGTATTCACGGTGGCCATCAGCGGGGATGTTGCCCTGCTGGGGGCGCCCGGAGATGACGGCAAAGATATGTCCTCGGGGGCAGCTTACGTTTTTCGCTGGAACGGCAGCAGCTGGGTGCAAGAACAGAAACTGGTGGCCTCTGATGGCAAGCAAAATGACAGTTTTGGCTACTCGGTATCCATCAGCGGCAATTGGGCCCTGGTAGGAGCCCGTCGTGATGACGACAATGGGGAGGACTCGGGCTCGGCTTATGTTTTTCGCTGGAACGGCAGCAGCTGGGTGCAAGAACAGAAACTCCTCCCTTCTGACGGGGCAAAACTCGACTTTTATGGGAGATCAGTGGCTATCAGTGGAGATAAGATTCTGGTTGGAGCCTATCTTGACGATGACAAGGGCAATGATTCAGGTTCTGTTTATGTTTATACCCTGGCTGAAGGTGCTCCCCTGGAGCTGAGCTCCGTTGTCATCACCGGACCAACGGAGTTGAACGAGAACTCTGGTGCACAGTTCAATTGTGCAGCCTTTTACAATGACGGCACAAGCGCCAATGTGACCAACAGCGCCACCTGGAGTGAAAACTGTAGTCGGGCGCGCATCTCCAACAATGGGTTTTTCAGCACCTCTCTAGTTTGGGCCAATGAGTCCTGCTCTATCGCTGCAGCCTATGGCGGCAAATCAGGCACTCATTCTGTGACAATAATAGATACTGGAACTATGTCGATGCCCTGGATGCCCTTGCTGCTGCTCGACGATTGA